In a single window of the Veillonella sp. genome:
- a CDS encoding helix-turn-helix domain-containing protein, which translates to MNYFDYSYKHDYIEFSSTIYKVGTYHYNWHGETEILILLKGRVEMSCNNEVFTMEPLDAVIISPQVGHSVLALEEDVIALVVHVGNEFYQQYDPNFGTYQFVVRSDESTRHNQFFTTLRHHAAMMMLIKIKGESPVHRMWVEHHYLALAGDVYREFDSIKCIHENARPGDIKPATFDKMISYIDEHYQQKIELEEIAKIGGYNVAYTSQFFKRQMGISFVEYVLRLRLRDATTRLTTTDEAIARIASSCGFADIKAFNVAFKKHFNLTPTEYRKQVKALGRKTILQDGKEIMAVDNQAILDLLHSFLSYEDDSRSKAELEFMSQKLESLKAKLADVVNEL; encoded by the coding sequence ATGAATTATTTCGACTATTCATATAAACATGATTATATAGAATTTAGCAGCACCATATATAAAGTAGGAACCTATCATTATAACTGGCATGGAGAAACAGAGATTTTGATTCTTCTCAAAGGCCGCGTTGAAATGAGTTGTAATAACGAAGTTTTTACAATGGAACCTCTTGATGCTGTCATTATCTCTCCTCAAGTAGGACATTCTGTATTAGCGTTAGAGGAGGATGTTATTGCTTTAGTTGTACATGTAGGCAATGAGTTTTATCAGCAGTATGATCCGAACTTTGGGACATATCAATTTGTTGTTCGTTCTGATGAAAGTACCCGTCATAATCAATTCTTTACAACCTTGCGTCATCATGCTGCAATGATGATGTTAATAAAAATAAAAGGGGAAAGCCCTGTACATCGAATGTGGGTAGAACATCATTACTTAGCATTGGCAGGCGATGTGTATCGGGAGTTTGATTCTATAAAATGCATTCATGAAAATGCTAGACCCGGTGACATTAAGCCGGCAACCTTCGACAAGATGATTTCTTATATAGATGAGCATTACCAACAAAAAATTGAATTGGAAGAGATTGCTAAAATTGGTGGCTATAATGTAGCCTATACATCGCAGTTCTTCAAACGCCAAATGGGGATTTCCTTTGTAGAGTACGTGTTGCGCTTACGCTTGCGGGATGCGACAACTCGTCTGACAACCACTGATGAGGCTATAGCAAGGATTGCTAGTAGTTGTGGATTTGCAGATATTAAAGCGTTCAATGTGGCCTTTAAAAAACACTTTAACTTAACACCTACAGAATATCGCAAGCAAGTTAAAGCGCTAGGGCGAAAAACCATACTACAAGATGGAAAGGAAATTATGGCTGTTGATAATCAAGCTATTCTTGATTTACTACATTCTTTCTTGTCCTATGAAGATGACTCTAGATCTAAAGCTGAGTTAGAATTTATGAGTCAAAAACTAGAATCCTTAAAAGCGAAGCTAGCTGACGTAGTTAATGAATTATAA
- a CDS encoding zeta toxin family protein — protein MDVVEQYNLTLQVEVVKEQSAETLARLCKLVEECGSNDCEDLLKAFSHIVNTKLYMVTSINDLEILKSDMEELEDNIKALLIQASQGVRTSKDVKAINDSQDIESYSSEDFNMALERTIELLTFNKTISNEPHAVILGGQSGAGKTTIHRVKMLESKDDYIVIDGDTYRAQHPYFRELQEKYGVDSVDYTKVFAGKMVEAVIDTLSSLKYNLIIEGTLRSAVVPIKTAKLLKSKGYTVDFCLIATKPELSYLTTQLRYLEMLVVDPLQARATPKEHHDGIVKSLIDNINEIEQSGLFESVQVYKRDLVQVYNSKHCAESVGTVVDQILFGDWTLDETDLLNVGKERELELQKQLR, from the coding sequence ATGGATGTCGTTGAACAGTATAATTTAACTTTACAAGTTGAAGTTGTAAAAGAACAGAGCGCAGAAACGCTAGCTCGTCTTTGTAAATTAGTAGAGGAATGTGGCAGTAATGACTGTGAAGATTTGTTAAAAGCTTTTTCTCATATCGTAAATACAAAACTATATATGGTTACATCTATAAATGACTTAGAAATTCTAAAGTCTGATATGGAAGAGCTTGAAGATAATATTAAAGCGTTACTAATACAAGCTTCTCAAGGCGTTCGTACCTCTAAAGACGTTAAAGCTATTAATGATTCACAAGATATTGAGTCCTATAGTTCTGAAGATTTTAATATGGCATTAGAGCGTACTATTGAATTACTTACTTTTAATAAAACCATTTCAAATGAACCCCATGCGGTTATTTTAGGTGGCCAAAGTGGCGCTGGTAAAACAACAATTCATCGTGTAAAAATGTTGGAGTCGAAAGACGATTATATCGTCATAGATGGTGACACTTATCGTGCACAACATCCATATTTTAGAGAACTTCAAGAAAAATATGGTGTTGATAGTGTAGATTACACAAAAGTATTTGCTGGAAAGATGGTAGAGGCTGTAATTGATACATTAAGTTCCCTAAAATATAATTTAATTATTGAAGGTACATTGCGTTCTGCAGTAGTGCCAATTAAAACGGCGAAATTATTAAAATCTAAAGGCTATACTGTCGATTTTTGTTTGATTGCTACCAAGCCTGAGCTATCGTATTTGACAACACAATTGCGATATTTAGAAATGCTCGTAGTAGATCCACTACAGGCTAGAGCGACACCTAAAGAGCATCATGATGGAATTGTAAAATCCTTGATTGATAATATTAATGAAATTGAACAGAGCGGATTGTTTGAAAGTGTTCAGGTATATAAACGTGATTTAGTACAGGTATATAATTCAAAACACTGCGCTGAATCTGTAGGAACTGTTGTAGACCAAATTCTATTTGGCGATTGGACACTAGATGAAACCGATTTGTTGAATGTAGGTAAAGAACGGGAACTGGAGCTACAAAAGCAATTACGTTAG
- a CDS encoding molybdopterin molybdotransferase MoeA, with the protein MIVVTVEKALQLWDEALQTKVHKVETIDVKDAKGYVLAEDIVAPTDVPAFPKSAMDGYAISYEESRTEYIVDGIIGAGVVWDKPVEAGHAVRIMTGAPIPTTCDTVIMQEQVVGSGEPGTTITIQGKYKCGDHIIPQGEECSAGTTVIPRGTEVTSTVQTILTGLGFTEINVNAMPRVLVLTSGHEVIEPGESLTPGKIYNSNRAMICGLLEDLGFHKITHYHVSDAPEALDSEIDHVLKLSENADIIISSGGVSVGLFDTMPLIYEKLGAKSIYARIQMRPGAASYGAVTPKGQIIFGLSGNPGAAFNGWHLIVAPTLKRYKGLANWTTPVVACVMDSEIFKRNAFDRYVQGKVIFGGGVPRFVANRHFNSSSMLGLYTVNALACIPRGVHEVHPGDTFDAYLLGLLPAV; encoded by the coding sequence ATGATCGTTGTTACTGTTGAGAAGGCACTCCAACTATGGGATGAGGCCTTACAAACAAAAGTCCACAAAGTGGAAACTATTGATGTGAAGGATGCAAAGGGCTATGTGTTGGCCGAAGATATTGTGGCGCCCACCGATGTGCCGGCATTTCCAAAATCTGCTATGGATGGGTATGCTATTAGTTATGAAGAAAGCCGTACAGAATACATTGTTGATGGTATTATAGGGGCCGGCGTAGTGTGGGATAAACCTGTTGAAGCAGGTCATGCTGTACGTATTATGACAGGGGCACCGATTCCTACAACCTGTGACACAGTTATTATGCAAGAACAGGTGGTTGGTTCTGGCGAACCTGGTACAACAATTACTATACAAGGTAAATATAAATGTGGTGATCATATCATCCCACAAGGTGAGGAATGTAGTGCTGGAACTACTGTGATTCCACGTGGTACAGAGGTAACCTCTACAGTACAAACTATTTTGACTGGTCTAGGATTTACTGAAATAAATGTAAATGCAATGCCTCGTGTATTAGTCCTTACGTCAGGACATGAGGTGATTGAACCTGGTGAAAGTTTAACACCTGGTAAAATTTATAACTCTAATCGAGCTATGATTTGTGGGCTATTGGAGGACTTAGGTTTTCATAAGATAACCCATTATCATGTGAGTGATGCGCCAGAAGCGCTTGATTCTGAAATTGACCATGTATTAAAACTCAGTGAAAACGCTGATATTATCATTAGCTCTGGCGGTGTATCCGTAGGTCTATTTGATACAATGCCTCTTATTTATGAAAAATTAGGCGCTAAATCTATTTATGCGCGCATTCAAATGCGGCCTGGTGCAGCATCTTATGGTGCTGTAACGCCTAAAGGTCAAATTATTTTTGGCCTGTCTGGTAATCCGGGGGCTGCATTCAATGGTTGGCATCTAATCGTAGCACCAACATTGAAACGCTATAAAGGGTTAGCAAACTGGACGACACCGGTAGTAGCTTGTGTAATGGATTCCGAAATCTTTAAGCGTAATGCCTTTGATCGGTACGTACAAGGTAAAGTCATATTCGGTGGTGGTGTTCCACGCTTTGTGGCTAACCGCCATTTTAATAGTAGCAGTATGTTAGGCCTATATACGGTGAATGCATTGGCATGTATTCCGCGTGGTGTACATGAAGTACATCCTGGTGATACCTTTGATGCATATCTATTAGGACTATTACCTGCTGTATAA
- the mobB gene encoding molybdopterin-guanine dinucleotide biosynthesis protein B yields MNKLGLIILAGGLSTRMGQPKALLPWINGESLISHALRKGLDADVEDILISIGDDEVLGHAIQTHIIDTLSNDEKEKVSIVRDSVERCGPLGALYSALAVGPSAAYAVMAVDMPFMEMDLYFDWLYKVDHNDWNAIIPTSASGKAEPMAGIYKPHIASLLPAILAGNDVSLHHALDTIGLVISVDASDYSVELRNVNHYEDYLWARALAANEYRRVPLISVVASKRKTGKTTVVTRLVSELQKVGLSVGVVKSDKHGFHMDHDGTDTDLAYKAGADVVAIAGPNETAIRMRTQEQSNLYDLSQFMPVDIVILETRSQGIAPIIEVTQEGHTEELISDPMDRVAIVEISKLDQDVPELVRRIQDMMRGLHDRCYC; encoded by the coding sequence GTGAATAAATTAGGATTAATCATTTTAGCAGGTGGTCTGAGTACACGGATGGGGCAACCTAAGGCTTTGTTACCTTGGATTAATGGTGAAAGCCTCATATCTCATGCACTTCGTAAGGGGTTGGATGCAGATGTAGAGGATATTCTTATCTCCATTGGTGATGATGAAGTGTTGGGCCATGCTATCCAAACTCATATCATAGATACTTTGTCGAACGATGAAAAAGAAAAAGTTTCTATTGTTCGGGATTCTGTTGAGCGATGTGGCCCCTTAGGTGCACTCTATAGTGCATTAGCCGTTGGACCTAGTGCAGCCTATGCAGTTATGGCTGTAGACATGCCGTTTATGGAAATGGACCTATACTTTGATTGGCTATACAAGGTAGACCATAATGACTGGAATGCTATCATTCCTACTAGTGCCAGTGGTAAAGCAGAGCCCATGGCAGGGATTTATAAACCGCACATTGCATCATTGCTACCTGCTATTTTAGCGGGTAATGATGTATCGCTACATCATGCTCTGGATACGATAGGTCTTGTTATCTCTGTTGATGCAAGCGATTATAGTGTAGAGTTACGAAATGTCAATCATTATGAAGATTACTTATGGGCACGCGCATTAGCGGCGAATGAGTATCGTCGAGTTCCCCTAATCAGCGTGGTCGCATCAAAGCGTAAAACGGGGAAGACTACCGTTGTGACACGTCTTGTGTCCGAACTACAAAAAGTGGGGCTATCTGTTGGTGTCGTAAAGAGTGATAAACACGGCTTTCACATGGATCACGATGGGACTGATACTGATTTAGCCTACAAAGCTGGAGCTGATGTAGTTGCTATTGCAGGCCCTAATGAAACGGCGATTCGTATGCGTACACAAGAACAATCTAATCTGTATGATTTATCACAGTTTATGCCTGTGGATATAGTTATACTAGAAACAAGATCTCAAGGTATTGCCCCTATTATAGAGGTAACACAAGAGGGACATACGGAAGAGTTAATCTCGGATCCGATGGACCGAGTAGCTATCGTAGAAATTAGCAAGTTAGATCAAGACGTACCTGAACTGGTACGCCGCATACAGGACATGATGAGGGGTTTACATGATCGTTGTTACTGTTGA
- the thiT gene encoding energy-coupled thiamine transporter ThiT, producing MDQSKTRMLAEAGVAIAIAQVLSFITIFHMPQGGSIKAASLVPLMIYAYRWGGARGIFAGVVYGILHFILGFKSSVHYLSIILDYLVAYGAIGVCGYFKDSISGLITGSVVGIALRWVATVVSGAVVFASYAPQGQNPWIYSMIYNASYMVPDGILNIVVLLFIYKGVKRGLGRRE from the coding sequence ATGGATCAGTCTAAAACCCGTATGCTCGCTGAAGCAGGTGTGGCTATTGCAATTGCTCAAGTATTATCGTTTATTACGATTTTCCATATGCCTCAAGGGGGCTCCATTAAGGCAGCGTCTCTTGTACCACTTATGATTTATGCATACCGATGGGGTGGGGCTCGCGGCATCTTTGCTGGCGTCGTATATGGTATTTTGCATTTTATTCTAGGCTTTAAATCATCTGTACACTATTTAAGTATTATATTAGATTATCTTGTAGCATATGGTGCTATCGGTGTTTGTGGGTACTTTAAGGATTCTATTTCTGGCCTTATTACAGGTTCTGTTGTGGGCATTGCATTACGCTGGGTAGCCACTGTTGTAAGTGGTGCCGTTGTATTTGCTAGTTATGCACCACAAGGGCAAAATCCATGGATTTATTCTATGATTTATAATGCTTCCTATATGGTACCTGATGGTATCTTAAATATTGTTGTTTTACTATTTATCTACAAAGGTGTTAAACGAGGTTTAGGACGTCGTGAATAA
- a CDS encoding GMP reductase — translation MINTTNIFDYEDVQLIPNKCIVTSRSECDTHVKLGNRTFRLPVVPANMQTIIDEELAEKLAREGYFYIMHRFQPERRMDFVKRMHDLNLYSSISIGVKPEEFALVDEFKKANLTPEYITIDIAHGHSNAVIDMIQYIKKNLPGTFVIAGNVGTPEAVRELENAGADATKVGIGPGKVCITKLKTGFGTGGWQLAAVRWCAKAATKPIIADGGIRDHGDIAKSIRFGATMVMIGSLFAGHEESPGEEKIVDGKAVKEYFGSASEFQKGERKNVEGKKIFIDSKGSIFDTLIEMEQDLQSAISYAGGTTLQAIRKVDYVLVKNSIFNGDR, via the coding sequence ATGATTAACACAACGAACATCTTTGATTATGAAGACGTGCAATTGATTCCTAATAAATGTATCGTAACAAGCCGTAGCGAATGTGATACACATGTTAAATTAGGCAACCGCACATTCCGCTTGCCAGTAGTTCCTGCAAATATGCAAACTATTATCGACGAAGAATTGGCAGAAAAATTAGCTCGTGAAGGTTATTTCTATATCATGCATCGTTTCCAACCAGAACGTCGTATGGACTTTGTAAAACGCATGCACGACCTTAACTTATATTCTTCTATTTCCATCGGTGTAAAACCTGAAGAATTTGCTTTAGTTGATGAATTCAAAAAAGCAAACTTAACTCCTGAATACATTACAATCGATATTGCTCATGGTCACTCCAACGCAGTAATCGATATGATTCAATACATCAAAAAGAACTTACCTGGTACATTTGTTATCGCTGGTAACGTAGGTACACCAGAAGCAGTTCGTGAACTAGAAAATGCTGGTGCAGATGCAACTAAAGTTGGTATCGGTCCTGGTAAAGTTTGTATCACTAAATTAAAAACTGGCTTCGGTACTGGTGGTTGGCAATTGGCTGCGGTACGCTGGTGCGCAAAAGCAGCTACTAAACCTATCATTGCTGACGGTGGTATCCGCGATCATGGCGACATTGCTAAATCTATCCGCTTTGGCGCTACTATGGTTATGATTGGTTCCCTATTCGCTGGTCATGAAGAATCCCCAGGGGAAGAAAAAATCGTTGACGGTAAAGCAGTAAAAGAATACTTTGGTTCCGCTTCTGAGTTCCAAAAAGGTGAACGCAAAAACGTAGAAGGCAAAAAAATCTTCATCGATTCCAAAGGTTCTATCTTTGATACATTAATTGAAATGGAACAAGACTTACAATCCGCTATCTCTTATGCTGGCGGTACTACTCTACAAGCAATCCGCAAAGTAGACTATGTACTTGTTAAAAACTCCATCTTCAACGGCGACCGTTAA
- a CDS encoding MFS transporter, producing MSDQVSISTANIRGAFGGFFIPGMYTALWAGFVPYLKAKLSIGEDVLGSMILVLGVGSCLSMAIAGKLVENFGCKKVVLLASFIGMLSLAIVTMCSTIATTTAALFFFGIGVGLSGASANLQAILTEKVSKKHLMGAYHGGWSLGGFAGAGVLLVLLKILSLPVNASIWGLLIVLFIAMVVVSQFMLTFGSDPNAKVTKKSKSPLSFHPIAIIFGLLSFVSYLVEGAVGDWSALYLFEDKGIVIEEAVMGVMLFNGTMCIGRLLGNTIGKHLTSKQVVIGGYLLGAIAMGLIVFLPGYGSMYTYLLLGISLAMVVPNLFSAMGEQNVIPMTQAVATSTMLGYMGILMGPALIGFIAHGTSLTVAFIVLTALLVVSAGIGKYAYMLMDKSKEAEA from the coding sequence ATGAGCGATCAAGTTTCTATTTCAACAGCAAATATTCGTGGTGCCTTTGGGGGCTTCTTTATCCCAGGTATGTATACAGCCTTGTGGGCTGGTTTTGTACCATATTTAAAAGCAAAGCTTAGTATCGGTGAAGATGTATTGGGTTCTATGATTTTAGTGCTCGGTGTAGGTTCTTGTTTGTCCATGGCCATAGCTGGTAAGCTAGTAGAGAACTTTGGATGCAAGAAAGTCGTTTTATTAGCTAGCTTTATTGGCATGTTATCTCTTGCTATTGTTACGATGTGCTCTACAATTGCTACGACCACAGCCGCTTTATTCTTCTTTGGTATAGGTGTAGGTCTTAGTGGTGCATCCGCTAATTTACAAGCTATCTTGACCGAAAAGGTGAGTAAAAAGCACTTGATGGGGGCTTATCACGGTGGATGGAGTTTAGGCGGTTTTGCCGGTGCTGGTGTTTTGTTGGTGCTTTTAAAAATATTATCTTTACCTGTTAATGCTAGTATTTGGGGACTTCTCATCGTATTATTCATTGCCATGGTCGTGGTTAGCCAATTTATGTTAACCTTTGGTAGTGATCCAAATGCAAAGGTTACTAAAAAATCTAAAAGCCCACTATCTTTCCATCCGATAGCTATTATCTTTGGTCTCTTGTCCTTTGTATCTTACTTGGTTGAAGGCGCAGTAGGGGATTGGAGTGCATTATACTTATTCGAAGATAAAGGTATTGTTATCGAAGAAGCCGTTATGGGCGTTATGCTCTTTAATGGTACTATGTGTATCGGCCGTTTGCTTGGTAATACAATTGGTAAACATTTAACCTCTAAACAAGTTGTTATTGGTGGTTATTTGTTAGGCGCTATTGCAATGGGCCTTATTGTATTCCTACCAGGTTATGGCTCTATGTACACATACTTATTACTTGGTATTTCTTTAGCCATGGTTGTACCAAATTTATTCTCTGCTATGGGAGAACAAAATGTTATTCCTATGACACAAGCTGTGGCAACATCTACCATGCTTGGGTATATGGGGATTTTGATGGGACCTGCATTGATTGGTTTCATTGCTCATGGCACAAGTCTTACAGTAGCATTTATCGTATTGACTGCATTACTTGTTGTTAGTGCTGGTATTGGTAAATACGCTTATATGTTAATGGACAAATCAAAAGAAGCAGAAGCTTAA
- the dcuC gene encoding C4-dicarboxylate transporter DcuC produces the protein MNIVICLIIIAVTGILLMKRYQPQPILIGLGILMMFIAYEGNWIDAILVGDQSTGVLIFDAMDIVRITTSNNIVNLGLMIMTCAGYAKYMEYIGAGTRLAHTFIRPLYRLNRPYIVLALMFLLNMGLSICVPNPLSLALLMMVTMYPVLLRLGVSPVGAAAVIATGHLMDVGPGAVSTLLIAKVLNMPVPNYFVGYQLRIYFLVAIVTAIAHFWWQRYRDRIDGPMDVNDLESIPEAPIGPKLYMIFPLLPLCFILGFSQYGFPGVKMNVTLAMMLAFDIALLAELIRHRNFRTVLKSTTIFFEGMGNQFSYAVTLIIGGQIFAQGLVSLGLIESLLGALQTLSLNSIGLTSVLGGGMLGLSMVTGSNVAPLFTLVPLVPNIVAHLGLDPITTMLGMQNGASLGLFLSPISPVMVGVAGVAHIKSVDLLKRTAVPVLVALLTSCVGICLLY, from the coding sequence ATGAATATAGTTATATGTCTCATCATTATTGCTGTTACCGGCATATTATTGATGAAGCGATATCAACCACAGCCTATTTTGATTGGCTTGGGAATTCTTATGATGTTTATCGCTTATGAGGGGAACTGGATTGATGCCATATTAGTTGGTGACCAATCTACAGGGGTTCTCATATTTGATGCCATGGATATCGTAAGAATAACGACATCAAATAACATAGTTAATCTGGGGCTTATGATTATGACCTGCGCAGGGTATGCAAAGTATATGGAATATATTGGGGCAGGGACGAGATTGGCACACACATTTATCCGTCCTTTATATCGTCTAAATCGTCCGTATATTGTGTTAGCTCTTATGTTTTTACTCAATATGGGCCTATCCATTTGTGTACCTAATCCGTTGAGCCTTGCTCTTCTTATGATGGTTACCATGTATCCGGTTTTACTACGTCTTGGCGTGAGCCCAGTAGGGGCAGCAGCCGTTATAGCTACAGGGCACCTTATGGATGTGGGGCCTGGGGCCGTATCTACCTTATTGATTGCCAAGGTATTAAATATGCCTGTACCAAACTACTTTGTAGGTTACCAACTACGGATTTATTTCTTAGTTGCCATTGTGACGGCAATAGCGCACTTTTGGTGGCAGCGATACCGAGATCGAATTGATGGTCCTATGGATGTAAATGATCTTGAAAGTATTCCTGAAGCTCCTATTGGACCCAAGCTATATATGATATTCCCATTATTACCATTGTGTTTTATCTTAGGTTTTAGTCAATATGGTTTTCCCGGTGTGAAGATGAATGTTACTTTGGCCATGATGCTTGCCTTTGATATAGCTCTATTAGCTGAACTAATTCGTCATCGTAATTTTCGTACAGTTCTTAAAAGTACAACTATTTTCTTTGAAGGTATGGGGAATCAGTTTTCTTATGCAGTGACACTTATTATAGGGGGACAAATCTTCGCCCAAGGTTTGGTGAGTTTAGGTCTTATTGAATCCTTACTTGGGGCACTTCAGACATTATCTCTTAACTCCATAGGACTTACCTCTGTGTTAGGCGGCGGTATGTTAGGCCTTAGCATGGTGACAGGTAGTAATGTAGCGCCATTATTTACTTTGGTTCCACTAGTACCTAATATCGTAGCTCATCTAGGCCTTGATCCGATTACTACTATGCTTGGTATGCAAAACGGTGCAAGCTTAGGTTTGTTCCTTAGCCCAATCAGCCCCGTAATGGTCGGTGTAGCAGGCGTGGCCCATATTAAATCAGTAGACTTACTTAAACGAACTGCTGTACCTGTTCTTGTAGCATTACTTACAAGCTGTGTGGGGATATGTCTCCTTTACTAA
- a CDS encoding M20 family metallopeptidase gives MHSRDLIEQYKGYVQDWRRYFHKHPELSNEEFETTKTLAKELESMGVEVHVDTERGIGLVGIIHGDKPGKAIALRADIDALPVHEHNTVDYKSETEGKMHACGHDGHMAILLGAAKMLMSMKDRIEGDVYLAFQPAEETGAGAPDFVKFGDWYDKIDAIFGGHVWIDLPAGLISVEEGPRMAASSQITINVKGKQGHGAQPHQAIDAIVVASAIVMNLQTVVSRNVSALDSLVLTIGNIHSGSEWNVIPGEAKMGGTIRFFDPDQEEYYVESIRRVVEHTAEAYGATATLEYVKKVPPTINDPESSELAERVVIDTLGKDKLSKMRKVMPGEDFAWYLQDKPGCFAFIGIQNPEIEATYDHHNNRFNMDDTVLSAASAVYAEYAIAWLKEHK, from the coding sequence ATGCATAGTCGCGATTTAATTGAACAATATAAAGGCTACGTTCAAGATTGGCGTAGATATTTCCATAAACATCCAGAGCTGAGCAATGAAGAGTTTGAAACAACAAAGACGCTCGCTAAAGAATTAGAATCTATGGGCGTAGAGGTTCATGTAGATACTGAGCGTGGCATCGGCTTAGTTGGTATTATCCATGGCGATAAACCTGGTAAGGCTATCGCATTGCGTGCTGATATTGATGCTTTACCTGTTCATGAACATAATACAGTAGACTACAAATCTGAAACTGAAGGCAAAATGCACGCTTGTGGTCATGATGGTCATATGGCTATCTTGCTAGGCGCTGCTAAGATGTTAATGTCTATGAAAGACCGCATCGAAGGCGATGTGTATTTAGCATTCCAACCTGCCGAAGAAACGGGTGCAGGGGCGCCAGATTTCGTTAAATTTGGTGATTGGTATGATAAAATCGATGCTATCTTTGGTGGCCATGTGTGGATTGACTTACCAGCAGGCCTCATCTCCGTAGAGGAAGGCCCTCGTATGGCTGCAAGTAGCCAGATTACTATTAATGTAAAAGGTAAACAAGGCCATGGGGCACAGCCACATCAGGCGATTGATGCCATTGTAGTGGCTAGTGCTATCGTTATGAACTTGCAAACCGTAGTGTCTCGTAATGTGAGTGCCTTAGATTCTCTTGTGCTCACTATTGGTAATATTCACTCTGGATCTGAATGGAATGTTATCCCTGGCGAAGCTAAAATGGGGGGCACCATTCGATTCTTTGATCCAGACCAAGAAGAGTATTATGTAGAATCTATACGCCGCGTAGTAGAACATACAGCTGAAGCCTATGGGGCAACTGCTACATTAGAATATGTAAAAAAAGTACCACCTACTATTAATGATCCTGAATCTAGCGAATTGGCTGAACGTGTCGTTATTGATACATTAGGTAAAGATAAGCTTTCTAAAATGCGTAAAGTAATGCCAGGGGAAGATTTTGCATGGTATTTACAAGATAAACCAGGATGCTTTGCTTTTATTGGTATTCAAAATCCTGAAATAGAGGCTACCTACGATCATCATAATAATAGATTTAATATGGATGATACCGTACTGTCTGCTGCATCAGCGGTATATGCTGAATATGCTATTGCATGGTTGAAAGAACATAAATAA